One Intestinimonas butyriciproducens genomic window, AGGGCCAGCGCCCCCACCAGCAGCGAGGAGCGGATCAGCGGCCACAGTGAGTCGGTCTCCCAGCCCATATCGGCAAAGGCGATCCGGCTGTTCTCCCCCCCGGTCCGTGTCCTGCAGATAGCGCGGGTTCAACCCCGATATGGCGCCGCTCTCCTCCGTGGCTGTGGCCACGGCCTGGGCCACCACCTGGTCGGATACCTCCACATTGTTGCCGCCGGTGACCTGGGCGGGACCGCCGTCCTCGTCCAGCAGGACCACAAAGACTGGCACCATCGTGAACCGGCGTTCCTCGCCCTGTTCCTCCATTTCCTCCTCATGAGACGCGCCGAACTGGAACACAGGGGGCGGCGCGTCGTCGCTCCACTTCAGGGCCGTGCGCATAGCCTCCTCGCTCTGCCGGACCAGACGCTGGTAATTGTAGCCCACCAGCACGCCAAAGACGGTGATGAGCACCAGGGCGACCAGGAGCATATTGGTGAGAATAAATTTTTTGCGCAGGCGCTTGATCATGGTTCTTCCACTTCCAAAAAGTAGCCCACCTTCCGCACCGTACGGATGGTGACGCCGGACTCCAAAAACAGAAGCTTTTTCCGCAGGAAGGAGACATAGACCTCCACATTGTTGTCCTCGGCATTGCTGTCCGCCCCCCAGACCTTGAGAATGATCTCCTCCTTGGGGACCACCATCTTGGGATAGGCGATCAGGAGGCGCAGCACCTCAAATTCCTTGAATCCCAGCCGCACCTCGCGCTCTCCGCACCGGAGGCAGCGGGCGGAGAGGTTGAGGGCGAGGTCGGCGTAGGTGAGCAGCTCCGTCCGGACCTCCCCCTTCCGCCGGGCCAGCGCCCGGATCCGCGCCAGCCGCTCCTCCGTGGCAAAGGGCTTGGTCATGTAGTCGTCGGCCCCATGGTCCAGGCCCGCCACTTTGTCCGGGACCTCGTCCCGGGCGGTAAGCACGAGGATGGGGGTGGACACTTTGGCCTCCCGCAGTCCCCGGGCCACCGCCAGCCCATCCATGCCGGGGAGCATCACGTCCAGCACGATGACGTCGTACTGGTTGGTTAGTCCATACTCCAGTCCGTCCGGTCCGGTATACACCAGATCGGCCAAATAACGGTGCTCCGCCATGATCTGCCCCAGCGCCTCGGCCAGGCGCACCTCGTCCTCTACAATCAGTACCCGCATGTCGTACCACTTCTTTTCAGTTTTGGTCCTCAGTCTACGCCCCAAAGCTGAAATTTGTCTGAAAAGTGAAGGCAGCGTTCTGAACTTTCATTGTGGCGCACCCTTTTCTCTCCTCCCATCGTGTCTCCCGGCCGTCCGGCGTCCGGGCGCGCACCTTCCCGCGTGCGTGGGCGGGAAGAGAATCTACGCTCCTTCCCACCGCAAAAGGCCCCCGGCCACAGACGTGGCCGGGGGCCTCAGCCTCTCGGCAAGTGCCTCCGCGCGCTCAGACAGTGATGACCTCCACGCCCGCGCCGTCCAGCAGGGACCTGCCCTCCCGGCTCAGATCCTTGTCCGTAATCACAGTGTGGACCGAGGCCAGGGGGAAGCTGGACGCCACCGCGCTGGCCCCCACCTTATCGGAGGTTGCCAAAACGATCATCTTTTTGGCCGACTTGGCCATGGCCCGGGCCACCTCGGCCCGGAACAGATTGATGGTGGAGACCCCCTTATCCTCGCTGATGGCGTCGGCTCCGATGAAGCACTTGTCCACCGAGAACTGGGCCAGGCCCAGCTTGGTCAGGGGGCCCACATTGGCCTCGGCGTCGTGCTGGAAGGAGCCGCCCAGCAGTACCACGTCCAGCGCGGGGCACCGCCTTACGAAGTTGCAGAGAAATACCGAATTGGTGATGACCGTGACCCCCCGCTTGGAGGCTAGCTCCCTGGCCAGCAAGGAACAGGTGGAACCGGTCTCCACAATGACAGTCTCCCCGTCACTGACCATGGAGGCCGCCCGCTGGGCGATGCGGAGCTTCTGCTCGTAGTTGTTCCACATCCGGGTGGAGGTGTCGTATCCGTTGTCCACGGGGATCGCCCCGCCGTGGGTCCGCTTGAGAACACCCTGGTCCTCCAGCTTTTTCAAATCCTGCCGCACCGTCACCAGCGATACCCCGAACCGCTGGGTGAGCTCACTGACGCTGACCTTGTCCTCCGTCTGCAGCAGATCGATGATTTCCAACTGCCTTTGATTGAACAATGCGAAAGCCTCCATCCCGCCGTATGAAATGTGGCGTGTTTTCTCTTAAAGAGTATCATAGCGCATATCTCCGGAAAACGCAAGCAAAAGTACATTCAAACGAAAGAATTCTCTTGCGTCACCCGGGGGCCGGGGGTATAATGGGGCAGTGATAGGACCGCGGCCCGCAGGTTTCCTTTTCGGGCGGCGATCCCCTATTTTTGCAACGTGGAAAGGATGATCCTGCTTGGAACAGACCTGCGCCCATGCGTTGGCCGTGACCGCGGCCCGCGCCCGCCTGCTGGCAATGGATATGGTCCACACCGCGGCTTCCGGCCATATCGGCGGCTCCCTGTCCGTGATGGACCTGCTGACGACCCTGTATTTCCATACGATGCGGGTAGACCCCAAGGACCCGAAGGACCCGGATCGGGACCGTCTGGTCCTCTCCAAGGGCCACTGCACGCCCGCTCTCTACGCGGTGCTGGCCCTGAAGGGCTACTTTCCTGTAGAGGACTGCAAGCTCTTCCGCTCTATCAAGGACCACTATTCCGGCCATCCGGACATGAAGCACGTTCCCGGCGTGGACATGTCCACCGGCTCCCTGGGGCAGGGGATCTCCGCCGCCGTCGGCATGGCCCTCGCCGGCAAGATGGACGACAGGAATTACCGGGTCTACACCATCCTCGGCGACGGCGAGATCGAGGAGGGCCAGGTGTGGGAAGCGGCCATGTCCGCGGCCAAATACCATCTGGATCACCTGTGCGCCATCGTGGATGTAAACGGCCTCCAGATCGACGGCAGCACTGCCGACGTCATGCCCTCCGAGCCGCTGGACAAAAAGTTTGAGGCCTTCAACTGGAACGTCCTCCACGTGGACGGCCACGACTATGCCGCCATCGCCGCCGCGCTGGAGCAGGCAGCCGCCTGTAAGGACAAGCCCACCGTGATCCTGGCTCGCACGATCAAGGGCAAGGGCGTGTCCTACATGGAGAACAACGCGGGATGGCACGGAAAGGCCCCCAACGACGAGCAGTATGAGATCGCCAAGGCGGAGCTGGAGCGCGCCCTGGCGGAATTGGAGGCGAACTGACATGGCTGATAAGATCGCGACCCGCGCCGCCTATGGCGACGCCATTGTGGAGCTTGCCGCAGCGCACCCCGAGCTGGTCGTCCTGGACGCCGATCTGTCCAGTGCCACCATGACCAAGAAATTTTCCCAGACCTACCCCGCGCGCTTCCTCAACATGGGCATTGCCGAGGCCAACATGATGGGCGTGGCGGCGGGCCTCGCCACCTGCGGCAAGAAGCCTTTTGCCTCCACCTTCGCCATGTTTGCCGCCGGGCGGGCCTTCGAGCAGGTCCGCAATTCCATCGCCTATCCCCATCTGAATGTAAAGGTGGTGGGGTCTCACGGAGGGCTCTCCGTAGGAGAGGACGGCGCCACCCACCAGTGCTGCGAGGACTTCGCCACCATGCGGAGCATCCCCGGTATGGTGGTCTGCTGCCCTTGCGACGCCAATGAGATGCGTCAGGCCGTCCAGGCCCTGGTGGAGTATGACGGTCCCGCCTACCTGCGTCTTGGCCGGGCCGCCGTGGAGGATGTCACCGCCTCCCTGCCCGGCTACGCCTTCAAGCTGGGCGAGGGCGCGGTGCTTCGGGACGGCGGCGACGTGACCATCGTCGCCGTGGGCGGTATGGTCCAGGAGGCCCTGAAGGCCGCCGACCTCCTGAAAGGCGAAGGGGTGGACGCCCGCGTCATCGATATGCACACCGTCAAGCCGTTGGACGAGGCCCTGGTCCTCAAGGCCGCCAAGGAGACCGGAGCCATTGTCACCACGGAGGAGCACAATATTATCGGCGGTCTCGGCTCCGCCGTGGCCGACTATCTCGCCGGCGTGTACCCGGTGCCGGTGGTGCGCCACGGCGTGAACGATGAGTTCGGTCGTTCGGGCAAGGCCGCCGAGGTCCTAGAAGCCTATGGCCTCACCGCCGTGGGCATCGTGGAGAAGGTCCGGGCCGCCCTGGCGCTGAAGCGGTAACATGAAGCTGGTCTGCCTTGGGGACAGCCTGACCTATGGCTACGGCGTCCCCCGAAGGGACTGCTGGGTCAGCCTGTGCGCGGAGCGGACGGGCCATACGCTGGTGAACCGGGGGATCACCGGCGACACGGCGGGCGGTATGCTCTCCCGTTTTGGCCGGGATGTGCTGAATGAGAGGCCGGACCGTGTGCTCATCATGGGCGGCGCCAACGATATCTTTCTCACCGGCAGCGACCTGCGGGCCAGGGCTGATCTCGGCGCCCTGGTCCACCAGTCGGTCGCCGCCGGCATCCGCCCTATGCTGGGCCTGCCCATCCCCCTTTCTCCCGCCCTGGTCCCTCCCCCCTGGACCGAGCTGACGGATTTCTTCGCGCTGGAGCCGGTGTTCCGTGCCTACCGGGACTGGCTGCTCCGCTTTGCCGGGATCTTCCGCATACAGACCGTGGACTTCTCCCTGCCGGCCTTTGCGCCGCCGGAGGGCATGCGGCTGTATCTGGACGGCCTCCACCCCAACCGGGAGGGGCACCGCCTGATGGCGGACGCCCTGTGCGCCGCCCTGCCGCCCATCCATCTCTGAGAAAACCCGGGTGCCTCTGCTGTGGCGCCCGGGTTTTTGCTGCTTTTTTACGAAAAAGGCTTGACTGTAAACCCCCTTCACCCTTTATACTGGGCCTGTCAGGAGGTGTATCCATGAACATCGGCCAGTTGGAAGCGGCTCTGGGCATGACCCGGGCCAACATCCGTTTTTATGAAAAAGAGGGGCTGCTCTCCCCCACCCGCAGTGAAAACGGCTACCGGGACTATACCGGGTCCGATCTGGACACCCTGCGCCGGATCAAGCTCCTCCGCCAGCTCCAGTTCTCTCTGGAGGACATCAGGGCCATGCAGACGGGCGCGCTGGACCTGCCCGCCGCCCTCCGGCAGCAAGAGGCCCGTCTCCAGCGCCGGGCCAACGACCTAGATGCGGCCCGCGCCCTGTGCCGCACCATGGAGGCCGACGGGGTCCAGTACCGGGATCTGAATGCGGGAAAATATTTGGAGGAAATGGTCCGGCTGGAGCAGGGCGGTGTCCGGTTCCAAAGCGTGGAACGGGACGCCCTCCCTACCGTCAACCACCCCTGGAGGCGCTTCTTTGCCCGCTCGCTGGACTTCAGCCTGTGCCGCCTGCTGCTGGACGCCGTGCTGGCCCTGGGTTTTCGGACCACTGCGGGAGACGGGCTGATGTGGGGCCTGCTGATGGCCTATCTTACCTGGGGCGTTCAATTCCTGTTGGAGCCTCTGCTGCTGAGCACCTGGGGATTTACCCCGGGCAAGTGGCTTTTCGGTCTGGCCGTCCGGAACGCCGATGGGGGCAAGCTCACCTTTTCCCAGGCCTTTGGGCGGCTGTCCGTCCTATTTGGGCGGGGCGAGGGCTGGGGCATCCCCTTTTATACGCTCTACCGCAATTATAAAAGCATGCGCGCCCTTGAGGAGGGCGAAGTCCTCCTCTGGGAAGAG contains:
- a CDS encoding transketolase, with the protein product MEQTCAHALAVTAARARLLAMDMVHTAASGHIGGSLSVMDLLTTLYFHTMRVDPKDPKDPDRDRLVLSKGHCTPALYAVLALKGYFPVEDCKLFRSIKDHYSGHPDMKHVPGVDMSTGSLGQGISAAVGMALAGKMDDRNYRVYTILGDGEIEEGQVWEAAMSAAKYHLDHLCAIVDVNGLQIDGSTADVMPSEPLDKKFEAFNWNVLHVDGHDYAAIAAALEQAAACKDKPTVILARTIKGKGVSYMENNAGWHGKAPNDEQYEIAKAELERALAELEAN
- a CDS encoding GDSL-type esterase/lipase family protein, whose translation is MKLVCLGDSLTYGYGVPRRDCWVSLCAERTGHTLVNRGITGDTAGGMLSRFGRDVLNERPDRVLIMGGANDIFLTGSDLRARADLGALVHQSVAAGIRPMLGLPIPLSPALVPPPWTELTDFFALEPVFRAYRDWLLRFAGIFRIQTVDFSLPAFAPPEGMRLYLDGLHPNREGHRLMADALCAALPPIHL
- a CDS encoding response regulator transcription factor: MRVLIVEDEVRLAEALGQIMAEHRYLADLVYTGPDGLEYGLTNQYDVIVLDVMLPGMDGLAVARGLREAKVSTPILVLTARDEVPDKVAGLDHGADDYMTKPFATEERLARIRALARRKGEVRTELLTYADLALNLSARCLRCGEREVRLGFKEFEVLRLLIAYPKMVVPKEEIILKVWGADSNAEDNNVEVYVSFLRKKLLFLESGVTIRTVRKVGYFLEVEEP
- a CDS encoding DeoR/GlpR family DNA-binding transcription regulator, which produces MFNQRQLEIIDLLQTEDKVSVSELTQRFGVSLVTVRQDLKKLEDQGVLKRTHGGAIPVDNGYDTSTRMWNNYEQKLRIAQRAASMVSDGETVIVETGSTCSLLARELASKRGVTVITNSVFLCNFVRRCPALDVVLLGGSFQHDAEANVGPLTKLGLAQFSVDKCFIGADAISEDKGVSTINLFRAEVARAMAKSAKKMIVLATSDKVGASAVASSFPLASVHTVITDKDLSREGRSLLDGAGVEVITV
- a CDS encoding transketolase family protein is translated as MADKIATRAAYGDAIVELAAAHPELVVLDADLSSATMTKKFSQTYPARFLNMGIAEANMMGVAAGLATCGKKPFASTFAMFAAGRAFEQVRNSIAYPHLNVKVVGSHGGLSVGEDGATHQCCEDFATMRSIPGMVVCCPCDANEMRQAVQALVEYDGPAYLRLGRAAVEDVTASLPGYAFKLGEGAVLRDGGDVTIVAVGGMVQEALKAADLLKGEGVDARVIDMHTVKPLDEALVLKAAKETGAIVTTEEHNIIGGLGSAVADYLAGVYPVPVVRHGVNDEFGRSGKAAEVLEAYGLTAVGIVEKVRAALALKR
- a CDS encoding MerR family transcriptional regulator, with the translated sequence MNIGQLEAALGMTRANIRFYEKEGLLSPTRSENGYRDYTGSDLDTLRRIKLLRQLQFSLEDIRAMQTGALDLPAALRQQEARLQRRANDLDAARALCRTMEADGVQYRDLNAGKYLEEMVRLEQGGVRFQSVERDALPTVNHPWRRFFARSLDFSLCRLLLDAVLALGFRTTAGDGLMWGLLMAYLTWGVQFLLEPLLLSTWGFTPGKWLFGLAVRNADGGKLTFSQAFGRLSVLFGRGEGWGIPFYTLYRNYKSMRALEEGEVLLWEETCAYTIRDLRPVRWVGFLGAEATLLAVSLLLGLHVLVPPVRHPLTVAEFSRNYNAALRRYGGAETYVLDADGGWVKVAPAGTYSIGLSDPPPALQYTLEDGVVTGVSFTTSAAPSFLNSNDSLALFSLLALLPAQPEVGLHNWYFASRDTTSQLGGSFEDFSFTRYGLTITNRVDYSGYEAVGEHYLLPIEGQTQTFRQTFSITAAG